Proteins encoded within one genomic window of Rhizobium favelukesii:
- a CDS encoding M20 family metallopeptidase yields MKNTDTVWDIVEAKRDGFFALSDRIWDMPETNYEEHHSAEEHARQLDIEGFRVERGIAGLPTAVMGEAGEGGPVIAILGEFDALPGMSQEAGVAEQREVKANGNGHGCGHNMLGAGSMLAAAAVKAFLAANGLKGRVRYYGCPAEEGGSSKGFMVRAGVFDDVDIAISWHPAAFAGVNNPVSLACNEINFHFTGRSSHASATPHLGRSALDAVELMNVGVNYMREHMPSTARIHYAVTDTGGSAPNVVQARATVRYLIRARNLPELLSLVERVKKVAQGAALMTETSVGSEVISGDANLVGNAPLEELMFAKLQRLGPPVFNDEDRATARKFQQTMSSEDISSSYARFGLKPKKDQPLCDEIFPLYAGDSTIVGSTDVGSVSWVVPTVQMRGATYAIGTPGHSWQLVAQGKLPAAHKGMAHAAKVMASTAIELIGNPELIDAAKADLRARLDGTPFVNPIPNDVQPPLPERQSQ; encoded by the coding sequence ATGAAAAACACCGACACCGTATGGGACATTGTAGAAGCCAAGAGAGACGGTTTCTTTGCCTTGAGCGACCGCATCTGGGACATGCCAGAGACGAATTACGAGGAACACCACTCTGCCGAAGAGCACGCCCGTCAGTTGGACATTGAGGGATTTCGCGTCGAACGAGGGATAGCGGGATTGCCAACAGCGGTCATGGGTGAAGCCGGCGAAGGCGGGCCGGTCATCGCAATCCTAGGAGAATTCGATGCCCTGCCCGGCATGAGCCAGGAAGCCGGGGTTGCAGAACAGCGTGAGGTCAAGGCGAACGGCAACGGCCACGGATGCGGGCATAACATGCTGGGTGCAGGCTCAATGCTTGCCGCGGCGGCGGTCAAGGCGTTTCTCGCTGCCAATGGCCTAAAGGGCCGCGTGCGTTACTATGGCTGCCCGGCGGAGGAAGGTGGTTCGTCTAAGGGTTTCATGGTCCGCGCGGGCGTTTTCGATGACGTCGACATTGCCATTTCCTGGCATCCGGCCGCTTTCGCTGGTGTGAATAACCCGGTTTCGCTGGCATGCAATGAGATCAACTTCCATTTCACCGGACGATCTTCGCACGCGTCGGCAACGCCACATCTTGGCCGCAGCGCGCTCGACGCCGTTGAACTTATGAATGTTGGCGTGAACTACATGCGCGAGCACATGCCTTCGACCGCTCGCATCCACTACGCCGTAACCGATACGGGCGGTTCGGCTCCAAACGTCGTCCAAGCACGTGCAACGGTTCGTTATCTGATCCGCGCACGAAATCTTCCGGAACTGCTTTCCTTGGTCGAACGGGTGAAAAAAGTGGCGCAAGGCGCTGCTTTAATGACCGAGACGTCGGTTGGCAGTGAAGTGATCAGCGGCGACGCCAATCTCGTTGGCAATGCCCCTCTTGAGGAACTGATGTTCGCCAAGCTGCAGCGGCTTGGACCGCCGGTCTTCAATGATGAGGATCGCGCAACAGCGCGCAAATTTCAGCAGACGATGAGCTCGGAGGATATCTCATCTTCCTATGCCCGCTTCGGTTTGAAGCCGAAGAAGGACCAGCCACTGTGCGATGAAATCTTTCCGCTCTATGCCGGCGACAGTACTATCGTGGGCTCTACGGATGTCGGAAGCGTCAGCTGGGTTGTGCCGACCGTGCAAATGCGCGGTGCGACCTACGCGATTGGAACGCCTGGCCACTCCTGGCAGTTGGTTGCTCAAGGCAAACTTCCGGCGGCCCACAAGGGCATGGCACACGCAGCCAAGGTCATGGCCAGCACAGCGATCGAGCTTATCGGCAATCCGGAGCTCATCGACGCTGCCAAGGCGGATCTGAGGGCCCGTCTCGATGGCACGCCCTTCGTCAACCCGATCCCGAACGACGTTCAGCCGCCGCTGCCAGAAAGGCAATCTCAATGA
- a CDS encoding ABC transporter ATP-binding protein, with protein sequence MTVATTSLSPLALRVKNLHKSFDPLEVLKGISLDAHEGDVVSILGSSGSGKSTFLRCINLLEAPDSGEVTVAGETIRMQANGHKGSRPTDRKQVDRIRSQLGMVFQSFNLWSHKTVLENVIEAPLHVLGRARSECVEEAEALLAKVGIAEKRNFYPVHLSGGQQQRAAIARALAMRPKVMLFDEPTSALDPELVGEVLRVMRSLAEEGRTMLVVTHELGFARDVSNRVVFLHQGRVEEDGKPHDVFSNSQSERFRQFISK encoded by the coding sequence ATGACCGTGGCGACCACTTCCCTTTCGCCGCTCGCGCTAAGGGTCAAGAACCTACACAAGAGCTTCGACCCCCTGGAAGTCCTTAAAGGCATCTCGCTTGATGCGCATGAGGGTGACGTCGTGTCCATCCTCGGCTCATCGGGATCGGGAAAATCCACCTTCTTGCGTTGCATCAACCTCTTGGAGGCACCCGATTCCGGCGAGGTCACGGTTGCAGGCGAAACCATTCGCATGCAGGCGAATGGTCACAAGGGTAGCCGTCCCACTGACCGCAAACAGGTCGATCGCATTCGCTCTCAGCTTGGAATGGTGTTTCAAAGCTTCAATCTTTGGTCTCACAAGACCGTACTTGAGAACGTCATCGAGGCTCCCCTTCACGTCCTCGGCCGTGCCAGGAGTGAATGTGTCGAAGAGGCCGAAGCACTGCTTGCCAAGGTTGGCATCGCCGAAAAGCGCAACTTCTATCCCGTTCACCTCTCTGGCGGCCAGCAGCAGCGCGCGGCAATTGCTCGTGCCTTGGCAATGCGCCCAAAGGTGATGCTCTTCGACGAGCCGACATCAGCGCTCGATCCAGAGCTCGTCGGCGAAGTCTTGCGCGTCATGCGATCACTGGCCGAAGAGGGGCGCACCATGCTCGTCGTCACGCACGAACTGGGATTTGCCCGTGACGTCTCTAATCGCGTCGTTTTCCTACACCAGGGACGCGTCGAGGAAGACGGCAAGCCGCACGACGTTTTCAGCAATTCTCAGTCGGAACGCTTCCGGCAGTTCATCAGCAAATAA
- a CDS encoding ABC transporter permease, producing MDFVFLSETFVSLISAIPLTLKLAATSIALGAILALAIALCRLSGILALEWLARSYVFVFRGTPLLVQIFLIYYGLGQFPAVRHSILWPFLRDPYWCAVLALTINTAAYASEIIRGGLLSVPFGQVEAARACGMPRLMQFRRIVLPLAIRQALPGYSNEMISMVKATSLASIITLMEVTGVAGRIISETYRAIEVFIVAGAIYLTINLVLTRLVHLVEHWLSPHLRQPIAHSPAAKVAPALEGDAQ from the coding sequence ATGGACTTCGTATTTCTGTCTGAAACGTTCGTCAGCCTCATCTCGGCAATCCCGCTGACGCTGAAGCTCGCTGCCACCTCGATTGCACTTGGCGCAATCCTGGCGCTCGCAATTGCCCTTTGCCGCCTATCCGGCATCCTCGCGCTTGAGTGGTTGGCACGCAGCTATGTCTTCGTCTTTCGCGGAACGCCACTGCTGGTCCAGATTTTTTTGATCTATTACGGCCTCGGGCAATTTCCGGCGGTGCGACACAGCATCCTTTGGCCATTTCTGCGCGACCCTTATTGGTGTGCCGTTTTAGCGCTGACGATCAACACCGCCGCATACGCCAGCGAAATCATACGCGGCGGCTTGCTTTCGGTGCCTTTTGGTCAGGTCGAAGCAGCTCGCGCTTGCGGGATGCCACGGCTCATGCAGTTCCGTCGCATCGTCTTGCCACTTGCAATCCGTCAGGCGTTGCCAGGTTACAGCAACGAGATGATTTCGATGGTCAAGGCTACATCCCTGGCCTCGATCATCACTCTCATGGAAGTGACAGGCGTCGCCGGACGGATCATTTCGGAGACCTACCGTGCGATCGAAGTCTTTATCGTCGCAGGCGCGATTTACCTGACGATCAACTTGGTGCTGACGCGCCTGGTTCATCTTGTCGAACACTGGTTGAGCCCGCACTTGCGCCAGCCGATTGCTCACAGTCCCGCGGCTAAAGTCGCTCCCGCACTTGAAGGAGACGCCCAATGA
- a CDS encoding ABC transporter permease — protein sequence MNQPSILELVSFGSEGWGKALLAGAWMTILIALAGYSIGAAIGAFGAGAKISGGRGARFVADAYTTVLRGIPDLLVIFLFYFGGSAVVTAAGRLLGADGFVGLPGFLAGSLAVGVTSGAQFTEVFRGAFKAVHPGEIEAAIACGMGRSLRFRHIIVPLTLRHALPGLGNIWQVVLKESALVSITGVAELLRQTQIAAGSTGLPFDFYLIAGGIYLVISTGSGIFLRRAEKHLTRGVRRA from the coding sequence ATGAACCAGCCCAGCATTCTAGAGCTGGTCAGCTTCGGTTCCGAGGGTTGGGGCAAGGCTTTGCTTGCCGGCGCGTGGATGACAATTCTGATCGCGTTGGCAGGCTACTCCATTGGAGCCGCAATTGGCGCATTCGGAGCTGGGGCAAAGATCTCGGGGGGGCGCGGCGCTCGGTTCGTTGCCGACGCATATACGACTGTGCTTCGCGGCATTCCTGACTTGTTGGTAATTTTCCTTTTCTATTTCGGCGGGAGCGCCGTCGTTACCGCCGCTGGCCGCCTGCTCGGTGCGGACGGTTTTGTCGGCCTTCCCGGTTTTCTGGCCGGGTCGCTCGCCGTTGGTGTTACCTCCGGCGCGCAATTCACAGAGGTTTTTCGTGGCGCGTTCAAGGCCGTCCATCCAGGTGAGATCGAGGCGGCGATTGCCTGTGGCATGGGGCGGTCTCTTCGATTTCGTCACATCATCGTGCCACTGACGCTTCGGCACGCTTTGCCGGGACTTGGCAATATCTGGCAGGTGGTCCTGAAGGAATCAGCCCTTGTTTCCATTACAGGCGTTGCCGAGCTGTTGCGCCAGACGCAGATCGCCGCAGGCTCGACCGGATTGCCGTTTGACTTCTATCTCATAGCTGGCGGCATTTACCTCGTGATTTCAACTGGTTCTGGGATCTTTCTCCGGCGCGCTGAAAAGCACCTCACGCGAGGCGTTAGGAGAGCGTGA